One Cellulosimicrobium protaetiae genomic region harbors:
- the trpC gene encoding indole-3-glycerol phosphate synthase TrpC, with product MTVLDDIVAGVREDLAVRQAATSLDELKERAARVPGALEVVSRLKADDAVAVIAEVKRSSPSKGALAAISDPAELAGEYEKGGAAAISVLTEQRRFNGSLADLDAVRARVDVPVLRKDFVVTPYQVWEARAHGADIVLLIVAALEQTVLTSLVERVHSLGMTALVEVHTIDEVSRALDAGARVVGVNSRDLKTLDVDRTTFARLAPAIPDEVVRIAESGVRGPHDVMDYARSGAHAVLVGEALVTDDAPRASVADLVAAGSHPSLWSVRP from the coding sequence ATGACGGTTCTGGACGACATCGTCGCGGGCGTGCGCGAGGACCTCGCGGTACGTCAGGCGGCGACCTCGCTCGACGAGCTGAAGGAACGTGCCGCCCGTGTCCCCGGGGCGCTCGAGGTCGTGAGCCGCCTCAAGGCGGACGACGCCGTCGCTGTCATCGCCGAGGTGAAGCGCTCGAGCCCCAGCAAGGGTGCGCTCGCGGCGATCTCCGACCCGGCCGAGCTCGCGGGGGAGTACGAGAAGGGCGGCGCCGCCGCGATCTCGGTGCTCACCGAGCAGCGGCGGTTCAACGGGAGCCTGGCCGACCTCGACGCCGTGCGCGCGCGGGTCGACGTCCCCGTGCTCCGCAAGGACTTCGTCGTGACGCCCTACCAGGTGTGGGAGGCGCGCGCGCACGGCGCCGACATCGTCCTCCTCATCGTCGCGGCCCTCGAGCAGACGGTGCTCACGTCGCTCGTGGAGCGCGTCCACTCGCTCGGCATGACGGCGCTCGTCGAGGTGCACACGATCGACGAGGTGTCGCGCGCGCTCGACGCCGGCGCCCGCGTGGTCGGCGTGAACTCGCGCGACCTCAAGACCCTCGACGTCGACCGCACGACGTTCGCGCGCCTCGCTCCCGCCATCCCGGACGAGGTCGTGCGCATCGCCGAGTCGGGCGTCCGCGGTCCGCACGACGTGATGGACTACGCCCGTTCCGGTGCGCACGCGGTGCTCGTCGGCGAGGCGCTCGTGACCGACGACGCCCCGCGCGCGTCCGTCGCGGACCTCGTCGCGGCCGGGTCGCACCCGTCGCTGTGGTCCGTGCGGCCCTGA
- a CDS encoding Trp biosynthesis-associated membrane protein, translated as MSRGAAPSRRTAILSLLLLGGATLAAAVPTWLSTTGATALDPEVEVAVAGTSAAPGVSAAALVLVAAALALGLVGRVGRWVVLAVAAVSGVVATVSALGVALDPEPSARSAVADATGVTELTAPVELTAAPWLAAALGVLTVLVAVWVAVGSRSWAEASTRHERAPGPTSGGSSTRPVPAPEPSGGAAPGAATPGTDRADPAGGTSPDEISDHDAWDALSRGEDPTDR; from the coding sequence ATGAGCCGCGGGGCGGCGCCCTCGCGCCGGACCGCGATCCTCTCCCTGCTCCTCCTCGGCGGGGCGACCCTCGCCGCCGCGGTCCCGACCTGGCTCAGCACGACGGGCGCCACGGCCCTCGACCCGGAGGTCGAGGTGGCCGTCGCCGGGACCTCCGCAGCACCGGGCGTGAGCGCGGCGGCGCTCGTGCTCGTCGCCGCGGCGCTCGCGCTCGGGCTCGTCGGCCGGGTCGGGCGGTGGGTCGTCCTCGCGGTGGCGGCCGTGAGCGGGGTCGTCGCGACGGTGTCCGCGCTCGGCGTCGCGCTCGACCCGGAGCCGAGCGCACGGTCGGCCGTCGCGGACGCGACGGGTGTCACCGAGCTGACCGCCCCGGTCGAGCTGACGGCGGCTCCGTGGCTCGCCGCGGCGCTGGGGGTCCTCACGGTCCTCGTGGCGGTGTGGGTCGCGGTCGGGTCCCGGTCGTGGGCCGAGGCGTCGACGCGGCACGAGCGTGCGCCCGGACCGACGTCCGGTGGCTCCTCGACCCGTCCCGTGCCGGCCCCGGAGCCCTCCGGCGGCGCGGCGCCCGGGGCGGCCACGCCCGGGACGGACCGCGCGGACCCCGCCGGAGGCACGTCGCCCGACGAGATCTCCGACCACGACGCGTGGGACGCGCTCTCGCGCGGCGAGGACCCTACCGATCGCTGA
- the trpA gene encoding tryptophan synthase subunit alpha gives MSAAQTKDAPETSSAGTASATARRLLELRAEGRAGLVGYLPVGFPTVDRSVEAALALVESGVDVLELGIPYTDPVMDGPVIQAAAQTALDAGVRVADVFRVVAAVTERTGGRVPVLVMTYWNPVLRYGVDAFARDLAAAGGAGLITPDLIPDEGRAWLDASEAHGLDRVFLVAPSSTAERLQLTARASRGFVYAASTMGVTGVRAAVGPQAARLVADTRTAGADLVCVGLGVSTGDQAAEVGRYADGVIVGSAFVRPLLGDAPWDERIAALKVVAAGLAAGVRAGREGAGDDVPAGTATSGEVVA, from the coding sequence GTGAGCGCGGCGCAGACGAAGGACGCCCCGGAGACGTCGTCCGCAGGGACGGCGTCGGCCACGGCACGACGCCTGCTCGAGCTCCGCGCCGAGGGACGCGCCGGGCTCGTGGGCTACCTGCCCGTCGGTTTCCCGACCGTGGACCGCTCGGTCGAGGCAGCGCTCGCGCTCGTCGAGTCGGGCGTGGACGTGCTCGAGCTCGGCATCCCGTACACCGACCCGGTGATGGACGGGCCGGTCATCCAGGCCGCGGCCCAGACCGCGCTCGACGCGGGCGTGCGCGTCGCGGACGTGTTCCGCGTCGTCGCCGCCGTGACGGAGCGCACGGGCGGCCGCGTCCCCGTGCTCGTCATGACCTACTGGAACCCGGTCCTGCGCTACGGCGTCGACGCGTTCGCGCGCGACCTCGCCGCCGCCGGGGGCGCGGGGCTCATCACACCCGACCTCATCCCCGACGAGGGGCGCGCGTGGCTGGACGCCTCGGAGGCGCACGGGCTGGACCGCGTCTTCCTCGTCGCGCCGAGCTCGACGGCCGAGCGGCTGCAGCTCACCGCCCGTGCGTCGCGCGGGTTCGTCTACGCCGCCTCGACGATGGGCGTCACCGGCGTGCGCGCGGCGGTGGGGCCGCAGGCGGCCCGTCTCGTCGCCGACACGCGGACCGCAGGCGCGGACCTCGTGTGCGTCGGCCTGGGAGTGTCCACGGGCGATCAGGCCGCCGAGGTCGGTCGCTACGCCGACGGCGTCATCGTCGGCTCCGCGTTCGTGCGCCCCCTGCTGGGCGACGCCCCGTGGGACGAGCGGATCGCCGCTCTGAAGGTCGTCGCGGCGGGGCTCGCCGCGGGCGTCCGCGCGGGTCGGGAAGGGGCCGGCGACGACGTCCCGGCCGGCACGGCGACGTCCGGAGAGGTGGTCGCATGA
- the trpB gene encoding tryptophan synthase subunit beta codes for MRADLTRSLATQEGPYFGEFGGRFVPEALIAALDELETEYRKALDDPAFVNELARLQREYTGRPSPLTEVPRFAQHAGGSRVFLKREDLNHTGSHKINNVLGQALLVKRMGKTRVIAETGAGQHGVATATAAALLDLECVVYMGEEDTRRQALNVARMRLLGAEVVPVTIGQRTLKDAINEALRDWVANVDTTHYLLGTVTGPHPFPEMVREFHRVIGEEARTQILDRIGRLPDALAACVGGGSNALGLFNAFLDDEGVELYGFEAGGEGVETGRHAARFSGGAPGVLHGARSYLLQDDDGQTLPSHSVSAGLDYPSVGPAHSWLHDLGRATYQPVTDSEAMDAFRLLCRTEGIIPAIESAHALAGALRIGREAAAAGRTDHVILVNLSGRGDKDVATAARWFDLVDDDAIAETATGTEGQL; via the coding sequence GTGCGCGCCGACCTGACGCGCTCCCTCGCGACCCAGGAGGGTCCCTACTTCGGAGAGTTCGGAGGTCGCTTCGTCCCCGAGGCGCTCATCGCCGCGCTCGACGAGCTCGAGACCGAGTACCGCAAGGCGCTCGACGACCCCGCGTTCGTGAACGAGCTCGCGCGCCTCCAGCGCGAGTACACGGGGCGCCCGAGCCCGCTCACCGAGGTGCCGCGCTTCGCGCAGCACGCCGGAGGCTCGCGCGTGTTCCTCAAGCGCGAGGACCTCAACCACACCGGGTCGCACAAGATCAACAACGTGCTCGGCCAGGCGCTGCTGGTCAAGCGCATGGGCAAGACGCGCGTGATCGCGGAGACCGGGGCGGGCCAGCACGGCGTCGCGACGGCGACGGCCGCGGCCCTGCTAGACCTCGAGTGCGTCGTGTACATGGGCGAGGAGGACACGCGGCGCCAGGCGCTCAACGTGGCCCGCATGCGCCTGCTCGGCGCGGAGGTCGTCCCGGTCACCATCGGCCAGCGCACGCTCAAGGACGCCATCAACGAGGCGCTGCGTGACTGGGTCGCCAACGTCGACACGACCCACTACCTCCTGGGCACGGTGACCGGCCCGCACCCCTTCCCCGAGATGGTGCGCGAGTTCCACCGCGTCATCGGCGAGGAGGCGCGCACGCAGATCCTCGACCGCATCGGGCGCCTGCCGGACGCGCTCGCCGCGTGCGTCGGCGGCGGGTCGAACGCGCTCGGCCTCTTCAACGCGTTCCTCGACGACGAGGGCGTCGAGCTCTACGGGTTCGAGGCCGGGGGCGAGGGCGTGGAGACCGGTCGGCACGCGGCCCGTTTCAGCGGCGGCGCCCCGGGAGTGCTGCACGGTGCGCGCTCGTACCTGCTCCAGGACGACGACGGGCAGACGCTCCCGAGCCACTCCGTCTCCGCGGGCCTGGACTACCCGAGCGTCGGCCCGGCGCACTCGTGGCTGCACGACCTCGGGCGTGCGACCTACCAGCCCGTCACCGACTCCGAGGCGATGGACGCGTTCCGGCTGCTGTGCCGCACGGAGGGCATCATCCCCGCGATCGAGTCGGCGCACGCGCTCGCCGGCGCCCTGCGGATCGGCCGCGAGGCCGCCGCCGCGGGCCGCACCGACCACGTGATCCTGGTGAACCTCTCCGGGCGCGGGGACAAGGACGTCGCGACCGCCGCCCGGTGGTTCGACCTCGTGGACGACGACGCGATCGCCGAGACGGCGACGGGCACGGAGGGACAGCTGTGA
- a CDS encoding HGxxPAAW family protein gives MAENQQTEIAYLPTAAPPTNHGHTVAAWFTMIGIMVGSLVAAIGVLLPGMAQVSGVWLFWVGIGVVAVALVGGLVLRNMGYGQKQASR, from the coding sequence ATGGCCGAGAACCAGCAGACCGAGATCGCCTACCTCCCGACCGCGGCACCGCCCACGAACCACGGCCACACCGTCGCGGCGTGGTTCACCATGATCGGCATCATGGTCGGCTCCCTGGTGGCGGCGATCGGTGTCCTCCTCCCGGGTATGGCGCAGGTGTCCGGCGTCTGGCTCTTCTGGGTCGGGATCGGTGTCGTCGCGGTCGCGCTGGTCGGCGGTCTCGTGCTGCGCAACATGGGCTACGGCCAGAAGCAGGCCTCGCGGTGA
- the hisI gene encoding phosphoribosyl-AMP cyclohydrolase — MPDSTTGPTTDTSNRTELDPEIAARLKRDDAGLVAAIVQQHDTGDVLMLGWMDDEALHRTLTTGRVTFWSRSRQEYWRKGDTSGHVQVVRSVALDCDGDALLVRVHQVGAACHTGTRTCFEAGGDLGAVVGDLPAGTADPTTPDTDPEEENQ; from the coding sequence GTGCCCGACTCCACGACCGGACCCACGACCGATACGTCGAACCGAACTGAGCTCGACCCCGAGATCGCCGCGCGGCTCAAGCGCGACGACGCCGGCCTGGTCGCCGCGATCGTCCAGCAGCACGACACGGGTGACGTGCTCATGCTCGGCTGGATGGACGACGAGGCGCTGCACCGGACGCTCACGACCGGGCGGGTGACGTTCTGGAGCCGGTCCCGGCAGGAGTACTGGCGCAAGGGCGACACGTCGGGGCACGTGCAGGTGGTGCGCTCGGTGGCCCTCGACTGCGACGGGGACGCGCTGCTCGTGCGCGTCCACCAGGTGGGGGCCGCGTGCCACACGGGCACGCGTACGTGCTTCGAGGCCGGGGGAGACCTGGGCGCCGTCGTGGGCGACCTGCCCGCCGGCACCGCCGATCCGACCACGCCCGACACCGATCCTGAGGAGGAGAACCAGTGA
- a CDS encoding DUF2752 domain-containing protein — protein sequence MTSEAVRRRVPRAAQAPLVVGVLVAAATAYVGAVDPNRPGHYVTCPLLSLTGLACPGCGGLRATHDLVRLDLAAAWSMNPLWVVVAPLLVALWAVWLVRAWRGRAAPRLPAWLAWASLGVLLLFGVLRNVPALVPWLGPAA from the coding sequence ATGACGTCCGAGGCGGTGCGTCGACGGGTCCCACGCGCGGCGCAGGCGCCGCTCGTCGTCGGGGTGCTCGTCGCGGCGGCGACGGCCTACGTCGGCGCGGTCGACCCGAACCGTCCCGGGCACTACGTCACGTGCCCCCTGCTCTCGCTGACAGGCCTGGCCTGCCCGGGGTGCGGAGGGCTGCGGGCGACGCACGACCTCGTGCGCCTCGACCTGGCCGCGGCGTGGTCGATGAACCCGCTCTGGGTCGTCGTCGCGCCGCTCCTCGTGGCGCTGTGGGCGGTCTGGCTCGTCCGTGCGTGGCGGGGCCGCGCCGCCCCGCGCCTGCCCGCCTGGCTCGCCTGGGCGTCGCTCGGTGTCCTGCTGCTGTTCGGGGTGCTCCGCAACGTGCCCGCGCTCGTCCCGTGGCTCGGCCCGGCGGCCTGA
- a CDS encoding ABC transporter ATP-binding protein: MGRGIRDEPRTYALAIGSSALFGALTVAVSSAIGTATDEVVVPAIAGDEAARGRIWVAGLVLAGIAVSLAASVAARRIFAGNGYAALQARHRTAVTRQYLRLPMSWHRSHPAGQLLSNANSDVEAATGVFNPLPFALGVVVMIGVAAVMLFRVDVWLACAALVVIPVAIAVNIVFQRSMSPAITRAQQLRAEVSDVAHESFEAALLVTSLGTADREERRFAERTDELRAANVRVGVVRAFFDPVIELLPSLGTLLVLAVGTVRLAAGDVAAGDIVTAAYLLTIMAVPVRAFGWVLGELPRALVGYERISRVVDAGGGLRPGTGGLPGGRSGLGVRLDGVGVDVRAGGREITLLDDVDLAVEPGTTVAVVGPTGAGKTTLVSLLARLSDPTRGRVLLDGADVRDVREPDLTAQVALVAQQAFVFEDSVRANVTLVDDGDPGPDDEQVWEALRLARVDDVVSRLPEGLDAPLGERGANLSGGQRQRLAIARALVRRPRLLVLDDATSAVDPRVEQQILAGLAHEGADRPTVVMVAYRMSSVALADVVVHVESGRVVDVGTHDELLARDAGYRELATAYAREAERREQERVDATDDTAREAAEDGRDGHDEDRRDDDLERQEVIEEDDVVRHVETGALEE, from the coding sequence ATGGGGCGGGGGATCCGCGACGAGCCGCGCACCTACGCGCTCGCGATCGGGTCCTCCGCGCTCTTCGGGGCGCTCACCGTGGCGGTGAGCAGCGCGATCGGCACCGCGACCGACGAGGTCGTCGTCCCGGCGATCGCGGGCGACGAGGCCGCGCGCGGCCGTATCTGGGTCGCCGGGCTCGTCCTCGCGGGCATCGCGGTCTCCCTCGCGGCGAGCGTGGCCGCGCGCCGCATCTTCGCGGGCAACGGGTACGCCGCGCTGCAGGCACGGCACCGCACTGCTGTGACGCGCCAGTACCTGCGCCTGCCGATGTCGTGGCACCGCTCGCACCCCGCCGGTCAGCTGCTGTCGAACGCGAACTCCGACGTCGAGGCGGCGACGGGCGTGTTCAACCCGCTCCCGTTCGCGCTCGGGGTCGTGGTCATGATCGGCGTCGCCGCGGTGATGCTCTTCCGGGTGGACGTCTGGCTCGCGTGCGCCGCGCTCGTCGTCATCCCGGTCGCGATCGCCGTGAACATCGTCTTCCAGCGCTCCATGTCGCCCGCGATCACGCGCGCGCAGCAGCTCCGGGCCGAGGTCTCGGACGTCGCGCACGAGAGCTTCGAGGCCGCCCTGCTCGTCACCTCGCTGGGCACCGCGGACCGCGAGGAGCGCCGGTTCGCCGAGCGCACCGACGAGCTGCGCGCCGCGAACGTGCGCGTCGGGGTCGTCCGGGCGTTCTTCGACCCGGTGATCGAGCTCCTGCCGTCCCTCGGCACGCTCCTCGTGCTGGCCGTCGGGACCGTCCGCCTCGCCGCGGGCGACGTCGCGGCGGGCGACATCGTCACCGCCGCCTACCTGCTCACGATCATGGCCGTCCCCGTCCGGGCCTTCGGCTGGGTGCTCGGCGAGCTCCCGCGCGCCCTCGTCGGGTACGAGCGCATCAGCCGCGTCGTCGACGCGGGCGGGGGGCTGCGCCCCGGGACCGGCGGGCTACCCGGCGGACGCTCCGGGCTGGGCGTGCGCCTCGACGGTGTCGGCGTGGACGTCCGGGCGGGCGGCCGCGAGATCACCCTCCTCGACGACGTCGACCTCGCCGTCGAGCCCGGCACCACGGTCGCGGTGGTCGGCCCGACGGGTGCGGGCAAGACGACGCTCGTCTCGCTGCTCGCCCGGCTCTCGGACCCGACGCGCGGTCGCGTGCTCCTGGACGGCGCCGACGTGCGCGACGTGCGCGAGCCCGACCTCACCGCCCAGGTCGCGCTCGTGGCCCAGCAGGCGTTCGTCTTCGAGGACTCGGTGCGCGCGAACGTCACGCTGGTCGACGACGGCGACCCGGGCCCCGACGACGAGCAGGTCTGGGAGGCGCTGCGCCTCGCGCGGGTCGACGACGTCGTCTCACGGCTGCCCGAGGGGCTCGACGCGCCGCTCGGGGAGCGCGGCGCGAACCTGTCCGGCGGCCAGCGGCAGCGTCTCGCCATCGCCCGTGCCCTCGTGCGTCGCCCGCGCCTGCTCGTGCTCGACGACGCGACCTCCGCGGTCGACCCGCGCGTCGAGCAGCAGATCCTCGCGGGCCTCGCCCACGAGGGGGCGGACCGCCCGACCGTCGTCATGGTGGCCTACCGCATGTCGAGCGTCGCGCTCGCGGACGTCGTCGTGCACGTGGAGTCCGGCCGTGTGGTCGACGTCGGGACGCACGACGAGCTCCTCGCCCGCGACGCCGGGTACCGCGAGCTCGCGACCGCGTACGCGCGCGAGGCGGAGCGGCGCGAGCAGGAGCGCGTCGACGCGACGGACGACACCGCGCGGGAGGCGGCCGAGGACGGCCGGGACGGGCACGACGAGGACCGTCGGGACGACGACCTCGAGCGGCAGGAAGTGATCGAGGAGGACGACGTCGTGCGGCACGTCGAGACGGGGGCGCTGGAGGAATGA
- a CDS encoding ABC transporter ATP-binding protein, which yields MSRTTTQDERTDATGAASAPGTPGGAADARIASASSLGVLATLRRGVQVSPQILDGIWITLGLAVAAALGRVVVPVTVQQTVDTGVLADGGPDTARVAVLVGAAAVVIVLAGLCSAFVNVRLFRSTEAGLAGLRVRAFRHVHDLSVLTQNTERRGSLVSRVTSDVDTISLFVQWGGIMLLVSVLQIGVATVLMAVYSWQLTLVVWACFVPLFLVLRPAQARVNDAYTQVRARVGGMLGAISESIVGAETIRAYGAGARTARRVDAAVDATRRAMVRAQKLVAVVFSSGVLVANLVLAVVVVVGSYLGVAGDISVGQLLAFLFLVQLFTGPVQMATEILNELQNAVAGWRRVLAVLETPVEVVDKGADGERSPRGPAHVRLEGVRFAYPDGPEVLHGVDLDLPARASVAVVGATGSGKTTIAKLVTRLMDPTAGRVLLDGTDLRDLAVDSLRERVVLVPQEGFLFDGTLADNVAYGLRGDAEREPAAERRARIEAAVERLGLTDWVEGLPDGLDSPVGQRGESLSAGERQLVALTRAYLAEADLLVLDEATSAVDPATEVRIARALASLTAGRSTLTIAHRLSTAEAADLVVVVDAGHVVEVGHHDDLARAGGVYARMHDAWVSQTR from the coding sequence ATGAGCCGAACCACCACTCAGGACGAGCGCACCGACGCGACGGGCGCGGCGTCCGCTCCGGGTACGCCCGGCGGGGCCGCCGACGCCCGGATCGCCTCGGCGAGCTCGCTCGGTGTCCTCGCCACCCTGCGCCGAGGCGTCCAGGTGTCGCCGCAGATCCTCGACGGGATCTGGATCACGCTCGGGCTCGCGGTCGCGGCCGCGCTGGGCCGCGTCGTCGTGCCGGTGACCGTCCAGCAGACCGTCGACACCGGCGTGCTCGCCGACGGCGGCCCGGACACGGCGCGCGTCGCGGTGCTCGTCGGCGCGGCCGCGGTCGTCATCGTCCTCGCCGGCCTCTGCTCGGCGTTCGTCAACGTCCGGCTCTTCCGCTCGACCGAGGCGGGGCTCGCCGGCCTGCGCGTGCGCGCGTTCCGCCACGTGCACGACCTGTCCGTCCTCACGCAGAACACCGAGCGGCGCGGCTCGCTCGTCTCGCGCGTGACGAGCGACGTCGACACCATCTCGCTCTTCGTGCAGTGGGGCGGGATCATGCTGCTCGTCTCGGTGCTGCAGATCGGCGTCGCGACCGTCCTCATGGCCGTCTACTCGTGGCAGCTCACGCTCGTGGTCTGGGCGTGCTTCGTGCCGCTGTTCCTCGTCCTGCGCCCTGCCCAGGCGCGCGTCAACGACGCGTACACGCAGGTGCGGGCGCGCGTCGGCGGGATGCTCGGCGCCATCTCCGAGTCGATCGTCGGCGCCGAGACGATCCGTGCGTACGGCGCGGGCGCGCGTACCGCGCGGCGTGTCGACGCCGCCGTCGACGCGACGCGGCGGGCGATGGTCCGGGCGCAGAAGCTCGTCGCCGTCGTCTTCTCGAGCGGCGTGCTCGTCGCGAACCTCGTGCTCGCCGTGGTCGTCGTGGTCGGGTCCTACCTCGGCGTGGCCGGCGACATCTCGGTCGGCCAGCTCCTCGCGTTCCTCTTCCTCGTCCAGCTCTTCACGGGCCCCGTGCAGATGGCGACCGAGATCCTCAACGAGCTCCAGAACGCCGTCGCGGGCTGGCGCCGGGTCCTCGCGGTGCTGGAGACGCCCGTCGAGGTCGTCGACAAGGGCGCTGACGGCGAGCGCAGCCCCCGCGGGCCCGCCCACGTGCGCCTGGAGGGCGTGCGGTTCGCCTACCCCGACGGCCCGGAGGTGCTGCACGGCGTCGACCTCGACCTCCCCGCGCGCGCGTCCGTCGCCGTCGTCGGAGCGACCGGCTCCGGCAAGACGACGATCGCCAAGCTCGTCACGCGGCTCATGGACCCGACCGCGGGGCGCGTCCTGCTCGACGGCACCGACCTGCGGGACCTCGCCGTCGACTCGTTGCGCGAACGCGTCGTCCTCGTGCCGCAGGAGGGTTTCCTCTTCGACGGCACGCTCGCGGACAACGTCGCCTACGGCCTGCGGGGCGACGCCGAGCGGGAACCTGCCGCCGAGCGTCGCGCCCGGATCGAGGCCGCCGTCGAGCGGCTCGGTCTCACCGACTGGGTCGAGGGCCTGCCCGACGGGCTCGACTCCCCGGTCGGGCAGCGGGGCGAGTCGCTCTCCGCCGGCGAGCGGCAGCTCGTCGCGCTGACGCGGGCGTACCTCGCCGAGGCCGACCTGCTCGTCCTCGACGAGGCGACGTCCGCCGTCGACCCCGCGACCGAGGTCCGCATCGCTCGCGCCCTGGCGTCGCTCACCGCGGGCCGCTCCACCCTGACGATCGCGCACCGCCTCTCCACCGCGGAGGCCGCGGACCTGGTCGTGGTCGTCGACGCGGGCCACGTCGTCGAGGTCGGCCACCACGACGACCTCGCGCGCGCCGGCGGCGTCTACGCCCGCATGCACGACGCCTGGGTCTCCCAGACCCGCTGA
- a CDS encoding anthranilate synthase component I, which produces MSATVDPAETTTVPAGGPAWGETWPVLDGFRALATSRRVVPVVRRLLADDVTPVGLYRTLAQGRPGTFVLESAESDGRWARYSFVGVASRATLTARDGRAVWSGDVPAGVPLDGDVVEVLEATLDVLRTPAVEGLPPLTGGLAGAIGWDVIRHWEPTLPSDAPDELGVPELTLCLATDLAVVDHAEGSVWLVANAINFDDTDERVDEAYADAVARLDAMQSRLVAGGAHVASVVSVEAAEPALEFRSTREEFEASVVAGKDAIREGEVFQVVLSQRLDLDCPADPLDVYRALRTINPSPYMYYFQLTDADGRDFAVVGSSPETLVKVEDGRVTTFPIAGSRPRGATPEEDVALGEELLQDPKELAEHIMLVDLSRNDLVKVCEPTSVEVVEFMATKRFSHIMHLCSTVVGTLRGGATALDAFRATFPAGTLSGAPKPRAIALIDELEPASRGIYGGTAGYFDFDGNMDMAIAIRTALIRDGRASVQAGGGIVADSVPALEYAESRNKAAAAVRAVQVAARLRGLA; this is translated from the coding sequence GTGAGCGCGACCGTCGACCCGGCCGAGACCACCACCGTCCCCGCGGGCGGTCCCGCGTGGGGCGAGACGTGGCCCGTGCTCGACGGCTTCCGCGCGCTGGCCACGTCCCGACGGGTGGTCCCGGTGGTCCGGCGCCTGCTCGCCGACGACGTCACGCCCGTCGGTCTGTACCGCACGCTGGCGCAGGGCCGGCCGGGCACGTTCGTCCTGGAGTCGGCCGAGTCGGACGGCCGGTGGGCGCGGTACTCGTTCGTCGGCGTCGCGTCCCGCGCGACCCTCACGGCGCGCGACGGCCGCGCGGTCTGGTCCGGCGACGTGCCGGCGGGCGTCCCGCTCGACGGCGACGTCGTGGAGGTGCTGGAGGCGACGCTCGACGTGCTCCGCACGCCCGCCGTCGAGGGCCTGCCGCCGCTCACGGGCGGTCTCGCGGGCGCGATCGGCTGGGACGTCATCCGGCACTGGGAGCCGACCCTGCCGTCGGACGCGCCCGACGAGCTCGGCGTCCCGGAGCTGACGCTCTGCCTCGCGACGGACCTCGCGGTCGTCGACCACGCGGAGGGCAGCGTGTGGCTCGTCGCCAACGCGATCAACTTCGACGACACGGACGAGCGCGTGGACGAGGCGTACGCGGACGCCGTCGCGCGACTGGACGCGATGCAGTCCCGGCTCGTGGCCGGAGGCGCGCACGTCGCGTCGGTCGTGTCCGTGGAGGCGGCCGAGCCGGCGCTCGAGTTCCGCTCGACGCGCGAGGAGTTCGAGGCGTCCGTCGTCGCGGGCAAGGACGCGATCCGCGAGGGCGAGGTGTTCCAGGTGGTGCTCTCCCAGCGCCTGGACCTCGACTGCCCGGCGGACCCGCTCGACGTCTACCGCGCCCTGCGGACGATCAACCCGAGCCCGTACATGTACTACTTCCAGCTCACGGACGCGGACGGGCGGGACTTCGCCGTCGTGGGGTCCAGCCCGGAGACCCTCGTGAAGGTCGAGGACGGCCGCGTCACGACGTTCCCGATCGCCGGCTCCCGGCCGCGCGGCGCGACGCCCGAGGAGGACGTGGCGCTCGGCGAGGAGCTCTTGCAGGACCCGAAGGAGCTCGCCGAGCACATCATGCTCGTGGACCTGTCGCGCAACGACCTCGTGAAGGTGTGCGAGCCGACGTCCGTCGAGGTCGTGGAGTTCATGGCGACCAAGCGGTTCAGCCACATCATGCACCTCTGCTCGACCGTCGTCGGGACGCTGCGTGGCGGCGCGACCGCGCTGGACGCCTTCCGGGCGACGTTCCCCGCGGGCACGCTCTCCGGCGCGCCCAAGCCGCGCGCGATCGCCCTGATCGACGAGCTCGAGCCCGCGTCGCGCGGGATCTACGGGGGGACCGCCGGGTACTTCGACTTCGACGGGAACATGGACATGGCGATCGCGATCCGCACCGCGCTGATCCGCGACGGGCGCGCGAGCGTCCAGGCGGGCGGCGGGATCGTCGCGGACTCGGTCCCCGCCCTCGAGTACGCGGAGTCGCGCAACAAGGCGGCGGCCGCGGTCCGGGCCGTCCAGGTCGCGGCGCGGCTGCGGGGCCTCGCATGA
- a CDS encoding DUF4190 domain-containing protein — MTQPPGPGPYDPVDPQRGPQEPYGSQAPGGAPQYPGQQYPGQQYPGQQYPAGAYGAPPYYPKNSLAVWSLVLGIASFVLSCGFFTGIPAVIVGNAAKRAVAEGQADNDGMATAGIILGWVAIGLSVVGLILLLLFLPAFLVWVGSIPDQY; from the coding sequence GTGACGCAGCCGCCGGGGCCCGGTCCGTACGACCCCGTCGACCCGCAGCGCGGGCCGCAGGAGCCGTACGGGTCGCAGGCGCCCGGCGGCGCCCCGCAGTACCCCGGCCAGCAGTACCCCGGCCAGCAGTACCCCGGCCAGCAGTACCCGGCGGGCGCCTACGGCGCGCCCCCGTACTACCCCAAGAACAGCCTGGCCGTCTGGTCGCTGGTGCTGGGGATCGCCTCGTTCGTGCTGAGCTGCGGCTTCTTCACGGGCATCCCGGCGGTGATCGTCGGCAACGCCGCGAAGCGCGCCGTGGCGGAGGGGCAGGCGGACAACGACGGCATGGCGACCGCGGGGATCATCCTCGGGTGGGTCGCGATCGGCCTGTCCGTCGTCGGTCTGATCCTTCTCCTCCTCTTCCTCCCGGCCTTCCTCGTCTGGGTCGGCAGCATCCCCGACCAGTACTGA